The following is a genomic window from Paenibacillus thiaminolyticus.
GCGTAATGTTCAGCTCTTTCATCATTTTCGAGATGATGTCCACCGCTTCGGTCACTTCCATCTTGTTGCTCTGCACGACGACGGTGAACCGGTCGTCATTCTGCGTAATGACCGCGCTGTTGTAATCTTTCTGAAGCTCGCTTTCCAGATTGGAGATTTTGACCTCCCGCTCTTCCAGTTGATTCATATCTTCATAGGCTTGCGCCAGCTTGTCGCCCGTCGTCTTGTCATCGTTGATCATGCCCATCAGCTTTTCCAGCTCCTGCTGGTAATGCTCGTTGCGCTCCATCTGCTTCTGCTCGATCGTGCTTCGCTTCATGACGCCTTCAGCCACGACTTGATCCAGCATCGCCTGCTCTTTGTCCTCCGGAGTCGCATCTGGCGCCGCCACACCCTGTTCTGGCTGTCCGCCCTCGACGTTGACCGCAGGATCGGCTCCTTGCTCCGGAGCGGCCATTCCGTTCTCTGCCGCCTTGGCCTGCGCGTCCTCCCCTACGGACACCTCGGTCACTTCCACTTGCGGAAGCTGGGTCGCTTCAGTCGCATCGCCCTTCAGGTGCTGCTGCTCGGCCGCCATTTCAGGGGCTTTGGGCGTATCCTCCGTGAACAGATAATAAGCGGACAGCACCACCATCAAGCTGAGCATCGATACCAGCCATATCGTTTGTCTTTTCGTATTCATCGTCCTTTTTCTCCTCCTTCACGATTCATGCATTATGCAGGTTGATTTGCTACTCGGCGATTTTGCGCGGCACGACAGAGATTCGATAGGCCGGCACATTCAGCCCTTTCTCGACCGCATCGACGATGAGCGACTTGACAACGGCGTTCTCCGCTCCTTTGGCGACGACGACAACGCCGCGAACCTTCGGCTTGATGCGCTTGGTCACGATCGGCGTCTTGCCGCCGGTAGACTCATACATCACGATCTCGCCATCCCGGGTATGCTGCGTAGTATGCCGCTTGCCCCCGTTCGCATCGGACTCGTCCGTCAGCTGCTGATTGTCCTTGAAGTTGCGCTGGACAACAATTTCTTCCGTCGAGTCAATCGTGACCAACACATCGACTTGTCCCACCCCTACAATTTCCTCCAAAATGGACTTGACCCGGGCTTCGAATGTCATCTCCACCGACTCAAATGAGCCCGGCGCAGCCGGTGTGCTGGACGCGCTCTGTTCCGTGCCGTCAAAAACGCCTACCGCCGGCGGTTCCCGGCTCACATTGCTTGTGCCCTTCGGCCATCCGCCACCCCCGGACTGAAACGTGCCGTACAAGAGGAGCGCCGCGCCGGTCAAGCCGAGAAGAAGCAGCCAGCGGAACGCTTTGATGCGTGTGGAACCGTTCGAGCCCTTGCCGATCCACTGTTCAATCTGCTGCAACCATTTCGCCAACGCTATCGACCGCCTTTGCGTAGTATGGACCTGCTCTCACTTGTCCTATTTT
Proteins encoded in this region:
- a CDS encoding SpoIIIAH-like family protein, giving the protein MNTKRQTIWLVSMLSLMVVLSAYYLFTEDTPKAPEMAAEQQHLKGDATEATQLPQVEVTEVSVGEDAQAKAAENGMAAPEQGADPAVNVEGGQPEQGVAAPDATPEDKEQAMLDQVVAEGVMKRSTIEQKQMERNEHYQQELEKLMGMINDDKTTGDKLAQAYEDMNQLEEREVKISNLESELQKDYNSAVITQNDDRFTVVVQSNKMEVTEAVDIISKMMKELNITQDKVSVQYVSE
- the spoIIIAG gene encoding stage III sporulation protein AG, giving the protein MAKWLQQIEQWIGKGSNGSTRIKAFRWLLLLGLTGAALLLYGTFQSGGGGWPKGTSNVSREPPAVGVFDGTEQSASSTPAAPGSFESVEMTFEARVKSILEEIVGVGQVDVLVTIDSTEEIVVQRNFKDNQQLTDESDANGGKRHTTQHTRDGEIVMYESTGGKTPIVTKRIKPKVRGVVVVAKGAENAVVKSLIVDAVEKGLNVPAYRISVVPRKIAE